Part of the Euzebya sp. genome is shown below.
CGGCCCAGGCGGCGAACTCCCGACGCCGATCGGCGGAGCGGGAGTAGACCGTCACGGCCTCGACCGACGGGCGGACGGCCAGCACCGACGTGAGGGAGTCGCGGGCCACCGCGCCGGTGCCCACCACCCCGACGGCCCTGGCATCCGGGGTGCTGAGGACCTCAGCCGCCAGACCCGCGCCCGCACCGGTCCGCAGGCCGGTCAGGACCGTCCCGTCCATGACCGCGAGGGGGAACCCGTCCTCGTCGTCGAAGAGCATGACCAGCGACCCGAGGTTCGCGCCCGGCGGGTTGTCGGCGAACCGGGCCAGCACCTTCACCCCCAGGCTCTGGGAGCTCGACTCGTGGCTGGCCAGCACCTTGATCCACCCACGGCGGCGCTCCTGGTCCGGCAGCCGCAGCCAGCTGTTCGGGGCGGCGGTGACCGTGCCCTTGGCCAGCGCGGTGAAGGCCTGGCGCTGGACGTCGAGGGTGTCGGTGACGCTCAGCAGCGACCGGACGTCACCGGTGGACAGCACCCGGGTCCGCCGGCCGGCGAACGGGTTGGTCCCCGCTGCACCGCCGCTCACCGGTCCACCCCGATCGGGATGAGGCCCGGGTCGGTGTCGCTGAACACGTCGCAGCCGTCGGCGGTGATGATCACGTCCTCCTCCGACCCGAACGTGACGTCGTCGGCGCGGATGTAGGCCTCGACGCTGAGGACCATGCCGGGCTCGAGGACGTCCTCGGAGTCCATCCGCACGAACGGCGGCTCGCTCGAGGTCAGCCCGATGCCGTGGCACAGGTGGAAGAACGGCGGGCCGACGTACTGGGCCAGGTGGTCACGCGTGTAGCCGAGGTCGAGCGCGAAGCCGACCATCTGCTCCATGATCTCCCGGAACGGTCGGCCGGGGACGAGCGCCTCGGCCATCGCCCGGCGGATGATCTCGCGGATCGCGTCGTGGTGGCCGACCTTCGCCGGCGTGGGGTCGCCGACGACGCCCATCCGGTTGAACTCGCCCCAGTACCCCTCCACCACGACGCCGCTGTCGACGAACAGCAGGTCGCCGTCGGCGAGGGTGAACTCCGCGAGCGGCCCCATCATCCGGGCGCGGTGGCCCAGCGCCCGGGACTTGGCCTCGCTCACGACGAGGATCTGGCCGTACGGGGGGCGGACCGCGCCGCACTCGACGAAGGCCATGCCGTAGGCGCGGGCGACGTCGACCTCGGAGTCCCCCGGCTTGATCCGGGCGAGGGCCAACCGGTGCGCCTCGCCGTTGATGTGGTCGGCTTGGCGGATGTAGTCGAGCTCCGCGTCGCTCTTGATCATCCGCAGCTGCCAGATCAGCGGTCCGGCGTCGACGAACGTCGCGTCGGGGAGCGCCTCGACCAGGGAGGAGAACTCCGCCGCCGGCATCGCGAGCCGGTGGTCGGTGCCGAGCTCGGCCCCGATCGTCGCGTCGCCGAAGCCGCGGGCGGTCAGCTCCTTGGCGAGGTCCACGCCGATGAACGGCGGGTTGTAGGGCACGACGTCGGCGACCCAGGACAGGTCGCGGGCGTTCTGCTCGTTGACGTTGTAGATCCACAGGAAGGGCTCGCCGTCGCGGGGCAGCACCATGATGTGGGGGCGGCTGAAGTTCAGCTGGTAGTCCCGCGGCTGGTGGCCGCTGAACCAGTAGTAGTTGAGCCCCGCGGAGAAGTCGCCGGTGGCGAGCAGCACGTCGATGCCCTGGGCGTCCATCAGCTCGCGGGCCCGCTCGGCGCGGGCGCGCATCTCGCTCTCGTCGAACATCGGCGTGGTCATCGGGTCCTCCGTGGGGGTGTGGGTGGGGTCAGGTGCACAGGGGTCAGCAGCACAGCGCCTCCATGGCGTGGCGCAGGGCGGTGGCGGCGTCCTCGCAGTCCTGCAGGGCGACCGCTTCGGTGGCGGTGACCCCGGCGTCGAAGTGGCGACGGCCGGGGCCGAACATGGCGGTGGGGATGCCGCGGTGGCACGCCCAACCCGCGTCGAAGGTGTTCTTCGACGTGATGGTCCGCGGCTCGGCCACCCCAGCGGCCCGCAATCCGTCCAGCAAGGCGACGACGAGAGGGCTGGCGGGGTCGACCTGGGCGGGCAGCATCACCTCGCCGGCGGACACGGCCACGTCACCAGCGCGGTCCCCCAGCCGGTGTGCGAGGTGGTCGCGCACCTGGGTGACGGCCGCGGACGGGTCCTCGCCGGGCAGCAGGCGCCGGTCGACGACGACGCGGGCGCCCGCGGGGAGGGTGTGGGGGGCGACGGGCCACGCCTCGACGCGGAACGGGGTGGCGGTCACACCGCCGAGGTCGGGGTGGGCGGCGGGCAGCGGCAGGGTCCGCAAGGCCGTGATGACGTCGGCGACGCCCTCGAGGGGGTTGCGGCCGAGCCACGGCTGGCTTGAGTGCGCCGAGGCGCCGGCGACCTCGACGACGACGTCGGCCCGGCCGCGGTTGGCGACGGACACCGCCAGGTCGGTGCCGATGCACACCACGCCCGCGGCAGCCCGCACCTCGAGGTCGTCGAGCAGCCGACGCGACCCGCCGTGGCTCGACCGGCCCTCCAGGCTGAACGTCAGCCACACCGGCCGGGCCAGCCCGGCGGGACGGGTCGCGAGCGCCCTGAGCGCCGCGGCCATCGGTCCCTTGTTCTGGTTCGCGCCCTGCCCCACCGCGGTCGGGCCGAACAGGCCGAGCGGCGCCCCGTCGACGATGCGGGGCCGGTGGGCGTCGCGCATCAGGTTGCCGTGCTGGCTGACCACGTAGGTCTGCACCAGCAACCCGTCGTCGCCCGCCGGCCCGAACCGTGCCGCCACCTCCCCGTCGGCGTGGCGGCGCACCTCGTCGGGTGCCAGCTCGTCGACCAGGGGCATCAGCACCTCGTCGACGGCCCGGATCATCCGCGGGTCGCCGGGGGCGACCTCGGTCTCGCCGTCCGGCACGGCGGTGTCGACCGCCAGCAGCGCGAGCAGCAGCGCCTCGACGTCGGCCAGGACCGAGGTGGCGGTCACGCCGGGCGTCCAGCCGCGGTGACGCCGAGGAGGTCGCGGAGCTGGCCGAGCAGCTCGGCGTCGGCGCGGTCGAGCTGCCCCTGCTGGTCGTAGCTGGCGAAGCGGAGGATGGGGACGTCGAGGCCGGCGTCGACGTAGGCCGACAGCCGCTCGAGCACCACGTCTGGCGGGCCGTAGGCGCCCCAGGCGTCCATGACGTCGTCGGAGACGTCCATGGAGTAGTAGGTGTCGAGGAACGTCTTGGCCTCTGCCCGGGCTGCCGCGACGTCGTCGTGGAGGTTGATCATCAGGTGCACCGACGACGTCATCGCGTCGGGGTCCCGGCCGAACGAGCCGGCGCTCTCGCGCACCTCGGCCCACCGGACGCCGAAGTCCTCGGGCGTGACGACGGTCGACTGCCACCCGTCGGCCAGCCGTCCGACGCGGTCGATCGCGGCCGCGTACCGCTCCGGCGACAGCACGGCGGGGTTCGGGTTGCTCGCGATCCAGATCGGGCAGGGCTGCTGGACCGGGCGGGGCTGCAGGTCGATCTCGGGGAACGACGTGTAGGTCCCGTCGAACGCGGCGGGGCCGGCCCACAGGGCGCGGAGCACCGCGATGCCCTCCTCCAGCCGGGGGACCCGGTCCTCCCGGCGGATGCCCATCGCGTCCAGCTCGGCGAAGGGGTTCGTCCCGCTGCGCGCGGTCGGGGCGCCCAGGCACACCGCCAGCTGCGTCCGGCCGCCGCTCAGCAGGTCGAGGCTGGCCCACTGCACGGCGAAGAGCACCGGTTGGCGCAGCGGGAACGTCGCCAGGCAGCAGACCCCCAGCCGCACCCGGCTGGTGCGCGCGGCGATGGCCGACAGGGCGACGACGGACTCGAGGCGGGCCTTCGCGACCAGCCCGTCGCCGACCCAGACGCTGTCGAGGTGGGGCGAGGCGTCGGCCCGCTCGGTGAGCGCGATCATCTCCTCGGTCGTCGTGGCACCGAACAGCACCCCCCGGTTGGGCAGGCTGAGGCCGATCCCCCGGGTGGACGTCACGTCGTCAGCGGCCACGGGCGACACCGTCCTTGCGGTGGTCCGACCCGCCGACGTACCCGTCGTCGGTGCGGAGGACCAGCTGGGCGCCGCCGCGCTCGTGGGGGTGCAGCGGAGGGAGGTCGTGGCCGCGGGCCGCCAGTCCCTCCCGGGTCGTCGGGGCGTAGCCGTCCTCGAGGGCGACCTCCCGACCCCGGTAGACGCGGAAGCGGGGGGCGTCGCAGGCCTCCTGCGCCGTCATCCGGCGATCCGTCAGGTTCCGCAGCACCTGGACCTGGCCCTGGGGCTGCATGTAGCCGCCGACGACGCCCATGCACCCGACGAACGCGCCGTCCCGCGACAGCATCGACGGGATGATCGTGTGGTACGGCCGCTTCCCGGGCGCCGGCGCGTTCGGGTGGCCGTCGCGCAGGACGAACCCGGATCCGCGGTTCTGCAGCGCCATGCCCGTGCCCGGGACGACGACGCCGGAGCCGAACCCGTCGTAGACGCTCTGGATGAACGAGCACGAGCCGCCCTCGTCGTCGGCCACCGCGACGTAGACGGTGTCGCTCGGCCGTCCGACGTCAGCCTCGACGACCACGCCGTCGGCGATCTGGCGCCGCCGCTCGGCGAGGTGGTCGTCGGACAGGAGCCGGTCGACGTCGACGTCGGCGAGGTCCGGGTCGGCGATGTGGTCGTTCGCGTCGGCGAAGGCCCACTTGAGCGCCTCGATCGCCTGGTGGTCCTGGGTCACGACGTCACCGACGTCCAGCCCGTGGAGGGTCGCCAGGGCCTGCAGCACGACGAGCCCCTGACCGGGCGGAGGCATCTCCCACACGTCGAGGTCGCGGAAGCGGACCGAGAGGGGGGTGACCCACCGCGGCCCCGTCCAGGCGGCCAGGTCCTCGGCGGTCAACGGCCCGCCGAGGCGCTGGACGGCCTCGCCGATCCGCTCCGCGAGCGGGCCGCGGTAGAACGGATCGGCACCGTGCGCGGCGAAGGTCTCGAGCGTGTCGGCGAGGTCGGGGAGCGCGAAGGTCTCGCCGGCGGTCGGCGGACGACCCCCCGGCAGGAAGGTGGCGGTGGCGGCCTCGTCGCGGGTCAGCTTGGCGACCGCGCCGGTCCACTCGTCGGCCACGGCCGCGCTGACGACGAACCCGTCGCGGGCGAGGCGGATGGCCGGGTCGAGGACGGTGGCCACGTCGAGCTTGCCGTAGCGCTCGAGCAGGGTGGTCCAGCCAGCCGGTGCCCCGGGGGTGGTGATGCTCCACGGACCGTCGACCGGCATGCGCGTGTGGCCGGCGGCGCGGATCGCGTCCGGGGTCAGCCCCGCCGGGGCCGTGCCGACGGCCTCGAGGCCGGTCGGCGCGTCGGCGCCCGGCGCCCAGTAGAGGGCGAAGAGGTCACCGCCGAGACCGGTCGATCGCGGGTCGACCACGGTCAGGACGGCCGCGGCGGCGACCGCGGCATCGGCTGCGGTGCCGCCGGCGTCGAGCATCGTAAGGGCGGCGTCGACGGCGAGGTGGTGCTGTGAGGCGACCATGCCGCGCGGTGCCGGTGGTGGGGTGGGGGTCACGTGGTCCTCGGCTGTCGGGGACGGGGGTGGGGAGGGTTGAGACCGGGCAGGCCCCGTGGGGGGGATGCGGGACCTGCCCGGCCGGCTGTGGGGCCTCAGCCGCCGTTGACGGCTTCGACCAGGTCCAGGTCGACCATGTCGAGTGGCGCCTCCTGCTCGTACTCGCCGATCTGGCGGAAGAACGCGTCCAGCCCGGTCCAGCGCTCCTCGGTGATCGGGTTCTCGCCGGCGCGCGGGTACATCTCGATGGAGGTGTAGTAGTCGTAGGCCTCGCTGAGGCGCTCCTCGTCGATGTCGGCGATCTGCTCGGTCGCGACGGCCATCCAGGCGTCCTTGTCCTCGTAGACGGTGTCGTAGCCCTCCTGGATGGCGGTGAGGAACGCCTCGATCCGGTCGCGGTCGGTCTCGAGCGCCTCGTCGCTCACGACCCAGGCGGTGGCGAGCGCGTTGGCGCTCTCCCCCTCCAGGTCACCCCAGCTGCCGAGGACGGTGAACTCGCCCTCCTCCTGCAGCGCGAGGACGTCGAGGAACTCGAGTGACGTCGCGTCGATGCGGCCCGCGGCCATGGCCGTCGCGCGGTTCGGCGACTCGGGCAGGACCGTCCAGTCGATGGAGTCCTCGAGCGCGGGGTCGGTCTGGCGGACGAGCTCGCGCTGGACGATCTCGGTCAGGGAACCCGGGGCGTGGTAGGCGACCGTGGCGCCCTCGAGGTCGGCGATCTCGGTGTACTCGGCCTGGGCGACCATGACGAACTCGGGGACGTTCTGGGAGGGGTAGACGATGGTGAGCGGCACGCCGCCCTGGATCGCCTTGATC
Proteins encoded:
- a CDS encoding ornithine cyclodeaminase family protein yields the protein MSGGAAGTNPFAGRRTRVLSTGDVRSLLSVTDTLDVQRQAFTALAKGTVTAAPNSWLRLPDQERRRGWIKVLASHESSSQSLGVKVLARFADNPPGANLGSLVMLFDDEDGFPLAVMDGTVLTGLRTGAGAGLAAEVLSTPDARAVGVVGTGAVARDSLTSVLAVRPSVEAVTVYSRSADRRREFAAWAEASLGVTVRPVDDVAAAVEGAEIVITATNAPEPVLMAEHVVAGQLVAAMGIRTELDPALTAASWTIPDGVDEAVADGKISIAIAAGLMTADDVGPELGAVLLDPPGHDRNRIVVFDSSGVGVQDVTMARVAWERAERDGIGQLIDFGLGETML
- a CDS encoding M24 family metallopeptidase, coding for MTTPMFDESEMRARAERARELMDAQGIDVLLATGDFSAGLNYYWFSGHQPRDYQLNFSRPHIMVLPRDGEPFLWIYNVNEQNARDLSWVADVVPYNPPFIGVDLAKELTARGFGDATIGAELGTDHRLAMPAAEFSSLVEALPDATFVDAGPLIWQLRMIKSDAELDYIRQADHINGEAHRLALARIKPGDSEVDVARAYGMAFVECGAVRPPYGQILVVSEAKSRALGHRARMMGPLAEFTLADGDLLFVDSGVVVEGYWGEFNRMGVVGDPTPAKVGHHDAIREIIRRAMAEALVPGRPFREIMEQMVGFALDLGYTRDHLAQYVGPPFFHLCHGIGLTSSEPPFVRMDSEDVLEPGMVLSVEAYIRADDVTFGSEEDVIITADGCDVFSDTDPGLIPIGVDR
- a CDS encoding M20/M25/M40 family metallo-hydrolase translates to MTATSVLADVEALLLALLAVDTAVPDGETEVAPGDPRMIRAVDEVLMPLVDELAPDEVRRHADGEVAARFGPAGDDGLLVQTYVVSQHGNLMRDAHRPRIVDGAPLGLFGPTAVGQGANQNKGPMAAALRALATRPAGLARPVWLTFSLEGRSSHGGSRRLLDDLEVRAAAGVVCIGTDLAVSVANRGRADVVVEVAGASAHSSQPWLGRNPLEGVADVITALRTLPLPAAHPDLGGVTATPFRVEAWPVAPHTLPAGARVVVDRRLLPGEDPSAAVTQVRDHLAHRLGDRAGDVAVSAGEVMLPAQVDPASPLVVALLDGLRAAGVAEPRTITSKNTFDAGWACHRGIPTAMFGPGRRHFDAGVTATEAVALQDCEDAATALRHAMEALCC
- a CDS encoding LLM class flavin-dependent oxidoreductase; protein product: MAADDVTSTRGIGLSLPNRGVLFGATTTEEMIALTERADASPHLDSVWVGDGLVAKARLESVVALSAIAARTSRVRLGVCCLATFPLRQPVLFAVQWASLDLLSGGRTQLAVCLGAPTARSGTNPFAELDAMGIRREDRVPRLEEGIAVLRALWAGPAAFDGTYTSFPEIDLQPRPVQQPCPIWIASNPNPAVLSPERYAAAIDRVGRLADGWQSTVVTPEDFGVRWAEVRESAGSFGRDPDAMTSSVHLMINLHDDVAAARAEAKTFLDTYYSMDVSDDVMDAWGAYGPPDVVLERLSAYVDAGLDVPILRFASYDQQGQLDRADAELLGQLRDLLGVTAAGRPA
- a CDS encoding gamma-glutamyltransferase family protein translates to MTPTPPPAPRGMVASQHHLAVDAALTMLDAGGTAADAAVAAAAVLTVVDPRSTGLGGDLFALYWAPGADAPTGLEAVGTAPAGLTPDAIRAAGHTRMPVDGPWSITTPGAPAGWTTLLERYGKLDVATVLDPAIRLARDGFVVSAAVADEWTGAVAKLTRDEAATATFLPGGRPPTAGETFALPDLADTLETFAAHGADPFYRGPLAERIGEAVQRLGGPLTAEDLAAWTGPRWVTPLSVRFRDLDVWEMPPPGQGLVVLQALATLHGLDVGDVVTQDHQAIEALKWAFADANDHIADPDLADVDVDRLLSDDHLAERRRQIADGVVVEADVGRPSDTVYVAVADDEGGSCSFIQSVYDGFGSGVVVPGTGMALQNRGSGFVLRDGHPNAPAPGKRPYHTIIPSMLSRDGAFVGCMGVVGGYMQPQGQVQVLRNLTDRRMTAQEACDAPRFRVYRGREVALEDGYAPTTREGLAARGHDLPPLHPHERGGAQLVLRTDDGYVGGSDHRKDGVARGR
- a CDS encoding ABC transporter substrate-binding protein — its product is MTRTRLHAALIALLAIVALSACGGADDPAADTDDEPTAADAGGDEADDPGEATEAADDAGGADVTGFRVAYASDLDPNDMADQLGLQAVDAEVTALTEDSAVAAGLNNGDFDIGNIDVTAAIKAIQGGVPLTIVYPSQNVPEFVMVAQAEYTEIADLEGATVAYHAPGSLTEIVQRELVRQTDPALEDSIDWTVLPESPNRATAMAAGRIDATSLEFLDVLALQEEGEFTVLGSWGDLEGESANALATAWVVSDEALETDRDRIEAFLTAIQEGYDTVYEDKDAWMAVATEQIADIDEERLSEAYDYYTSIEMYPRAGENPITEERWTGLDAFFRQIGEYEQEAPLDMVDLDLVEAVNGG